A single Dreissena polymorpha isolate Duluth1 chromosome 14, UMN_Dpol_1.0, whole genome shotgun sequence DNA region contains:
- the LOC127858021 gene encoding uncharacterized protein LOC127858021 isoform X1, with amino-acid sequence MASSQHQDPARQGLHSAHRAIIEGMFPEKPFTEGGKSGVHKPKRLVKTMDFDVEKNDYSVPEFYERFGKELPQVIMISQGFFGDIVEDTFDRESIIRIQTVSKQRRVVAMADMGDHSKLISIPLTYPEKVCVVKKHKLGKEKTIKEVIEHQSLPCHVQFPKDRTISVGGQNISTNHIPKLLLQKAFDEMYLLGNLITDGVMEPDVVNVPLYLSQLRMARVLGLKNSPPQKWRGYLEELERFSAYMKYDKEYGNQGIAQYDQSAVHSEAVFSFVEPQTYSNIISVCKHHRGNAVDNPNYLPTDVKQHEDITYEEIGMPRESEMHKPDNHRPSLATFGVGRTPAQASTSHNSQNVKSTSGSLKSTGPEKRSVQESNHSPLIDRSTKVSPPVAIKPPRPPPQIPEMPGSPKLPARQPRPPSQMPSPTVKHEAIYTNNLPRTSIRPFQPEPKEAIALEQERSSKSDQQSNTLESPKKQDEVYKPLPTVNDSLDVVKLSIDDVCGYLKVLHLDKYEPKFRKELIDGTLLIALSKEDFEKEFGMNGLEAVRIFKFSKEGHLPR; translated from the exons ATGGCTAGCAGCCAACACCAGGATCCGGCACGTCAAGGTCTGCACTCTGCCCACCGTGCCATTATAGAAGGCATGTTCCCGGAGAAACCTTTCACTGAAGGAG GTAAAAGCGGTGTGCACAAGCCCAAGAGACTAGTAAAGACGATGGATTTCGACGTAGAGAAAAACGACTACAGCGTGCCCGAGTTCTACGAGCGCTTTGGCAAGGAGCTGCCTCAAGTGATCATGATCAGTCAAGGATTCTTTGGAGACATCGTAGAAGATACGTTCGATAGAGAAAGT ATTATTCGCATCCAGACGGTATCCAAGCAACGTCGCGTGGTCGCCATGGCCGACATGGGAGATCACTCTAAACTGATCAGCATCCCGCTTACATACCCTGAGAAAGTCTGTGTCgtcaaaaaacacaaat TGGGCAAAGAGAAAACCATAAAGGAGGTCATCGAACATCAGAGCCTCCCTTGTCACGTGCAGTTCCCCAAGGACAGAACCATCAGCGTGGGCGGTCAGAACATCAGCACCAACCACATCCCGAAATTGCTGCTTCAGAAAGCTTTTGATGAAATGTACTTGCTTGGAAACCTTATTACCGACG GCGTCATGGAACCAGACGTGGTGAACGTGCCCCTGTACCTGTCTCAACTTCGCATGGCGCGCGTGCTTGGCCTAAAGAACTCGCCTCCCCAGAAATGGCGGGGTTACCTTGAGGAATTGGAGCGCTTCAGTGCCTATATGAAATACGACAAAGAGTACGGAAATCAAG gaaTTGCCCAATACGACCAATCAGCGGTTCATTCTGAGGCCGTCTTCTCCTTTGTTGAACCGCAGACATACTCTAACATAATTTCGGTGTGCAAACATCATCGTGGAAACGCCGTAGATAACCCAAACTACCTGCCGACCGACGTGAAACAGCATGAAGACATCACTTATGAAGAAATCGGAATGCCGCGCGAGTCCGAAATGCACAAGCCAGATAACCACAGGCCATCATTGGCGACGTTTGGCGTCGGTCGAACACCAGCTCAGGCTTCGACTTCCCACAATTCACAGAATGTAAAGTCAACATCTGGAAGCCTGAAATCAACAGGACCAGAAAAACGTTCTGTCCAAGAATCGAATCACAGTCCGCTTATCGACAGAAGCACAAAGGTTTCCCCACCTGTCGCGATCAAGCCCCCAAGACCACCTCCTCAGATTCCAGAGATGCCAGGCAGTCCGAAGCTTCCCGCGCGCCAACCAAGGCCTCCTTCACAGATGCCGAGTCCTACCGTCAAACATGAGGCTATCTACACGAATAACCTCCCCCGCACGTCCATTCGCCCCTTCCAACCGGAACCCAAAGAAGCTATTGCACTTGAGCAGGAACGCTCTTCAAAATCCGATCAGCAAAGCAACACTTTGGAATCGCCAAAAAAGCAAGACGAGGTTTATAAACCGCTACCAACGGTCAACGACAGCCTTGATGTAGTCAAACTATCCATAGACGATGTATGTGGTTACCTTAAAGTGCTGCATCTTGATAAATATGAGCCCAAGTTCCGGAAAGAACTGATTGACGGCACGCTGTTGATCGCCTTGTCCAAAGAAGATTTTGAAAAAGAGTTCGGTATGAATGGGCTGGAAGCTGTGAGAATATTTAAGTTCTCCAAAGAAGGTCATTTGCCAAGGTAA
- the LOC127858021 gene encoding uncharacterized protein LOC127858021 isoform X2 → MDFDVEKNDYSVPEFYERFGKELPQVIMISQGFFGDIVEDTFDRESIIRIQTVSKQRRVVAMADMGDHSKLISIPLTYPEKVCVVKKHKLGKEKTIKEVIEHQSLPCHVQFPKDRTISVGGQNISTNHIPKLLLQKAFDEMYLLGNLITDGVMEPDVVNVPLYLSQLRMARVLGLKNSPPQKWRGYLEELERFSAYMKYDKEYGNQGIAQYDQSAVHSEAVFSFVEPQTYSNIISVCKHHRGNAVDNPNYLPTDVKQHEDITYEEIGMPRESEMHKPDNHRPSLATFGVGRTPAQASTSHNSQNVKSTSGSLKSTGPEKRSVQESNHSPLIDRSTKVSPPVAIKPPRPPPQIPEMPGSPKLPARQPRPPSQMPSPTVKHEAIYTNNLPRTSIRPFQPEPKEAIALEQERSSKSDQQSNTLESPKKQDEVYKPLPTVNDSLDVVKLSIDDVCGYLKVLHLDKYEPKFRKELIDGTLLIALSKEDFEKEFGMNGLEAVRIFKFSKEGHLPR, encoded by the exons ATGGATTTCGACGTAGAGAAAAACGACTACAGCGTGCCCGAGTTCTACGAGCGCTTTGGCAAGGAGCTGCCTCAAGTGATCATGATCAGTCAAGGATTCTTTGGAGACATCGTAGAAGATACGTTCGATAGAGAAAGT ATTATTCGCATCCAGACGGTATCCAAGCAACGTCGCGTGGTCGCCATGGCCGACATGGGAGATCACTCTAAACTGATCAGCATCCCGCTTACATACCCTGAGAAAGTCTGTGTCgtcaaaaaacacaaat TGGGCAAAGAGAAAACCATAAAGGAGGTCATCGAACATCAGAGCCTCCCTTGTCACGTGCAGTTCCCCAAGGACAGAACCATCAGCGTGGGCGGTCAGAACATCAGCACCAACCACATCCCGAAATTGCTGCTTCAGAAAGCTTTTGATGAAATGTACTTGCTTGGAAACCTTATTACCGACG GCGTCATGGAACCAGACGTGGTGAACGTGCCCCTGTACCTGTCTCAACTTCGCATGGCGCGCGTGCTTGGCCTAAAGAACTCGCCTCCCCAGAAATGGCGGGGTTACCTTGAGGAATTGGAGCGCTTCAGTGCCTATATGAAATACGACAAAGAGTACGGAAATCAAG gaaTTGCCCAATACGACCAATCAGCGGTTCATTCTGAGGCCGTCTTCTCCTTTGTTGAACCGCAGACATACTCTAACATAATTTCGGTGTGCAAACATCATCGTGGAAACGCCGTAGATAACCCAAACTACCTGCCGACCGACGTGAAACAGCATGAAGACATCACTTATGAAGAAATCGGAATGCCGCGCGAGTCCGAAATGCACAAGCCAGATAACCACAGGCCATCATTGGCGACGTTTGGCGTCGGTCGAACACCAGCTCAGGCTTCGACTTCCCACAATTCACAGAATGTAAAGTCAACATCTGGAAGCCTGAAATCAACAGGACCAGAAAAACGTTCTGTCCAAGAATCGAATCACAGTCCGCTTATCGACAGAAGCACAAAGGTTTCCCCACCTGTCGCGATCAAGCCCCCAAGACCACCTCCTCAGATTCCAGAGATGCCAGGCAGTCCGAAGCTTCCCGCGCGCCAACCAAGGCCTCCTTCACAGATGCCGAGTCCTACCGTCAAACATGAGGCTATCTACACGAATAACCTCCCCCGCACGTCCATTCGCCCCTTCCAACCGGAACCCAAAGAAGCTATTGCACTTGAGCAGGAACGCTCTTCAAAATCCGATCAGCAAAGCAACACTTTGGAATCGCCAAAAAAGCAAGACGAGGTTTATAAACCGCTACCAACGGTCAACGACAGCCTTGATGTAGTCAAACTATCCATAGACGATGTATGTGGTTACCTTAAAGTGCTGCATCTTGATAAATATGAGCCCAAGTTCCGGAAAGAACTGATTGACGGCACGCTGTTGATCGCCTTGTCCAAAGAAGATTTTGAAAAAGAGTTCGGTATGAATGGGCTGGAAGCTGTGAGAATATTTAAGTTCTCCAAAGAAGGTCATTTGCCAAGGTAA